A window of the Hordeum vulgare subsp. vulgare chromosome 5H, MorexV3_pseudomolecules_assembly, whole genome shotgun sequence genome harbors these coding sequences:
- the LOC123400063 gene encoding DIMBOA UDP-glucosyltransferase BX8-like, translated as MFQLAGLLHARGFAVTVFHARFNAPDPSRHPAYGFVPVPDGLPAGTPETVAATMEHILAVNTSCEAPFRERLAALLDAPGARDEVACLVADAHLLALVRVARRLGVPTLVLRTGSAACFRNFLANPVLCEKGYLPVGAESKLDAPVRELPLYRVRDLMGANSRSRHEHELMCELLSRAVEAVRSSAGFVLNRFDALEADDLAATRRDLAGVPVFDVGPLHKLSPASSCSLLQQDRSQQGIE; from the exons ATGTTCCAGCTCGCGGGCCTCCTCCACGCGCGCGGCTTCGCCGTCACCGTCTTCCACGCCCGCTTCAACGCGCCCGACCCGTCCCGCCACCCGGCCTACGGCTTCGTCCCCGTCCCCGACGGCTTGCCCGCGGGCACCCCGGAGACGGTGGCGGCCACCATGGAGCACATCCTGGccgtcaacacctcctgcgaggcGCCGTTCCGGGAGCGCCTGGCCGCCCTGCTGGACGCTCCCGGCGCCAGGGACGAGGTCGCGTGCCTGGTCGCCGACGCGCACCTGCTGGCCCTCGTGCGCGTGGCGCGGCGGCTGGGCGTGCCGACGCTGGTGCTGCGCACCGGCAGCGCCGCCTGCTTCCGCAACTTCCTGGCCAACCCCGTGCTCTGCGAGAAGGGGTACCTCCCGGTGGGGGCGGAGTCGAAGCTGGACGCGCCGGTGAGGGAGCTGCCGCTGTACCGCGTCCGGGACCTGATGGGCGCCAACAGCAGGAGCCGCCACGAGCACGAGCTCATGTGCGAGCTGCTGTCCCGGGCGGTCGAGGCGGTGCGGAGCTCCGCAGGGTTCGTCCTCAACAGATTCGACGCGCTGGAGGCGGACGACCTGGCGGCGACCCGGCGCGACCTCGCCGGCGTGCCCGTGTTCGACGTCGGCCCGCTCCACAAGCTCTCCCCAGCGTCGTCCTGCAGCCTTCTTCAGCAGGACCGCTCCCAGCAAG GGATCGAGTGA
- the LOC123396631 gene encoding probable arabinosyltransferase ARAD1, with protein MPSSVRTVSIPFADLKERDRDLSGKIEEGLGPNGLGIISISDVSALSRLRRRRPSLAIAYNGPLTEPSHGLISLYVPQRQCCSCGDLVRYKQKKLAIGNYRKGGGGEEAEGLPGTDGGGRHAGDGQDGRLERQLLQARQRRRLPPRRRPRHLLVVSSLDSLDSLDTYRNGGVGGAEGDSTVFPAWPPSAGGIRRQHSVEDWMMASLQQQQQQGGAAAAEAVRVRDPAAAEAFFVPFFSSLSFNVHGRNMTDPDTEADRLLQVELMDILGKSEYWQLSAGRDHVIPMHHPNAFRFLRDMVNASVLIVSDFGRYTKELASLRKDVVAPYVHVVDSFLDDNASDPFEARPTLLFFRGRTVRKAEGKIHGKLAKILKDKDGVRFDDSLATGDGIKISTDGMRSSKFCLHPAGDTPSSCPLFDAIVSHCIPVIISSRIELPFEDEIDYSEFSLFFSVEEALEPDYLLNQLRQMPKEKWVEMWSKLKNVSSHYEFQYPPRKDDAVNMIWRQVRHKILAVNLAIHRSRRLEVPDWW; from the exons ATGCCGTCGTCCGTCCGCACGGTCTCCATCCCCTTCGCCGACCTCAAG GAGCGGGACAGGGACCTGAGCGGCAAGATCGAGGAGGGGCTTGGCCCCAACGGCCTCGGCATCATCTCCATTTCCGACGTGAGTGCCCTATCCAGATTGCGCCGTCGCCGGCCGTCTCTTGCGATTGCATACAACGGGCCTCTGACAGAGCCAAGTCATGGCCTCATCAG CTTGTACGTGCCCCAGAGGCAGTGTTGTTCATGTGGTGATCTTGTACGGTATAAACAAAAAAAATTGGCTATTGGAAATTATAGAAAGG gaggcggcggcgaggaggctgAAGGGCTGCCCGGAACTGACGGTGGAGGGCGACATGCGGGAGATGGCCAAGACGGCCGCCTGGAGCGTCAGCTCCTGCAAGCCCGGCAACGGCGTCGCCTCCCTCCGCGACGACGGCCTCGACACCTACTGGTAGTAAGCTCCCTCGACAGCCTCGACAGCCTCGACACCTACAGGAACGGCGGCGTCGGCGGCGCCGAGGGGGACTCCACCGTGTTCCCCGCGTGGCCACCCTCCGCGGGCGGGATCAGGCGGCAGCACAGCGTGGAGGACTGGATGATGGCGTCcctgcagcagcaacagcagcagggaggagcggcggcggcggaggccgtCCGGGTGCGGGATCCCGCCGCCGCCGAGGCCTTCTTCGTGCCCTTCTTCTCCTCGCTCAGCTTCAACGTGCACGGCCGCAACATGACGGATCCCGACACCGAGGCCGACCGCCTCCTTCAG GTGGAACTTATGGACATTTTAGGGAAGTctgaatattggcaactatctgcGGGACGTGACCATGTGATTCCGATGCATCACCCAAATGCTTTTAGATTTCTGCGAGATATGGTGAATGCATCTGTTCTTATAGTTTCAGACTTTGGGAGATACACAAAGGAACTggcttccttgaggaaagatgttgtagcaccatatgtgcatgttgtAGATTCCTTCCTTGATGACAATGCATCTGATCCATTTGAGGCTCGCCCTACACTGCTTTTCTTCCGGGGGCGTACAgtcaggaaagct GAAGGGAAAATCCATGGAAAACTCGCAAAGATATTAAAGGACAAAGATGGTGTGCGCTTTGACGATAGTCTTGCCACAGGCGACGGCATTAAAATC TCTACAGATGGTATGCGATCATCAAAGTTTTGTCTCCATCCCGCCGGGGACACTCCTTCGTCATGCCCGCTGTTTGATGCCATTGTCAGTCATTGTATTCCTGTGATTATCAGCAGCCGGATCGAGCTCCCTTTTGAGGATGAGATTGATTACAGCGAGTTCTCACTTTTCTTCTCGGTTGAAGAGGCTCTAGAACCTGATTACTTGCTCAACCAGCTCAGACAGATGCCCAAAGAGAAGTGGGTTGAGATGTGGTCAAAGCTGAAAAACGTCTCTAGCCACTACGAGTTCCAGTATCCCCCCAGGAAGGATGATGCCGTGAACATGATATGGCGGCAGGTGAGGCACAAAATCCTGGCAGTTAATCTTGCGATTCACAGGAGTAGGAGACTAGAAGTTCCAGACTGGTGGTGA